A genomic region of Lachnoclostridium edouardi contains the following coding sequences:
- a CDS encoding oxidoreductase, with protein sequence MKKAFTPCRIGACELKYRFVMTAGNLGWCTDGHVSDETVAFYRERAKGGAGLIVAGAAGVDPVRMNRQGMMQVCQDRFIPGLKRLADDVHRHGSKIFLQLMHAGAYAKPEEHGMLQPVSASEYECGFTRARTKELTVEEIRQIEEYFKDGALRAKEAGFDGVEVIASAGYLISEFLSKAVNKRTDEYGGSLENRTRFLEEILQQIKNSAGADYPVMVRLSGADFIPGGNTAKDTVETAKRIERWVDALDVTGGWHESQVPQITYHVPHGAYLFLAKLIKDVVSVPVVGCNRLDMDTAVNAIEAGTIDMAGMLRGFIADPAVVEKYKTGRKAEIRPCLGCNQECLERIFRGGRLGCVVNPLVGREDEKLHTGAENQQILVAGAGPAGLAFASESAKTNRVTVWERENTYGGMARLIGQMPNREDTQSYLEYLFYMCNKRGVRFVFQKNADPRELLELLESGKFDKVVVASGSLYEREIKREYPVAPDARVLSIQDFFQEKACSDKHMVIIGAGYQAAQLGLTYASRRYREEERRFIGKYAPAYTECVDNIMRREKPEITLITKGKKPGEGFGMTTRWIMLKEIKESGIDVKTETEVLRVEKNRVVCKEKGEEIFIPADMVVITGGEKPNPVFHKEIPEALKGRILWIGDAGKTGRISEAVKSAFQTAINQKEDRDV encoded by the coding sequence ATGAAAAAGGCATTTACCCCCTGCCGGATAGGGGCATGTGAATTGAAATACCGTTTTGTGATGACAGCCGGAAATTTAGGCTGGTGCACGGACGGGCATGTCTCTGACGAGACCGTTGCATTTTACAGGGAACGGGCAAAGGGAGGAGCAGGGCTTATTGTTGCAGGCGCCGCCGGGGTAGACCCTGTTAGAATGAACCGTCAGGGAATGATGCAGGTCTGTCAGGACCGGTTCATACCGGGTCTAAAAAGGCTTGCGGACGACGTTCACAGGCACGGAAGTAAAATATTTCTCCAGCTTATGCACGCAGGCGCTTATGCCAAACCAGAGGAACACGGCATGTTACAGCCTGTGTCCGCCTCAGAGTACGAGTGTGGTTTCACAAGAGCCCGGACAAAGGAGCTTACTGTGGAGGAAATCCGCCAGATTGAGGAATATTTTAAGGACGGCGCGCTTAGGGCGAAAGAAGCCGGGTTCGACGGCGTGGAAGTAATTGCAAGCGCGGGCTACTTGATTTCCGAGTTCCTCTCCAAAGCGGTCAATAAGAGGACGGACGAATACGGCGGAAGTCTGGAAAACCGGACGCGTTTCTTAGAAGAAATCTTACAGCAGATAAAAAATTCCGCCGGGGCAGACTATCCGGTTATGGTGAGGCTGTCGGGAGCAGATTTTATTCCGGGGGGAAATACTGCAAAAGACACGGTGGAGACGGCAAAGCGGATTGAAAGGTGGGTGGACGCTTTGGATGTTACCGGCGGGTGGCACGAATCCCAGGTTCCGCAGATTACCTACCACGTTCCCCACGGCGCATATTTGTTTCTCGCAAAGCTGATAAAAGATGTGGTCAGCGTCCCGGTGGTTGGGTGTAACCGTCTGGATATGGATACAGCCGTAAATGCGATTGAGGCGGGAACCATTGACATGGCGGGTATGCTTCGGGGGTTTATTGCAGACCCTGCCGTTGTAGAGAAATATAAAACCGGAAGAAAAGCAGAAATCCGCCCCTGTCTTGGTTGTAATCAGGAGTGTCTGGAACGGATTTTCCGGGGAGGCAGGCTTGGGTGCGTGGTGAATCCGCTGGTGGGCAGAGAAGATGAAAAGCTGCACACAGGGGCGGAAAACCAGCAGATTCTCGTAGCCGGGGCAGGCCCTGCAGGGCTTGCATTTGCGTCAGAGTCGGCGAAGACGAACCGGGTAACCGTGTGGGAGAGGGAAAACACATACGGGGGAATGGCAAGGCTTATTGGTCAAATGCCGAACCGGGAGGATACGCAGTCGTATTTAGAATATTTATTTTATATGTGCAATAAGCGGGGCGTCCGCTTTGTGTTTCAAAAAAATGCAGACCCGCGGGAGCTTTTAGAGCTGTTGGAGAGCGGGAAGTTTGACAAAGTTGTGGTTGCGTCAGGCAGTCTTTATGAAAGAGAAATAAAACGGGAATATCCTGTTGCACCAGATGCCAGGGTGCTTAGTATCCAGGATTTCTTCCAGGAGAAAGCCTGTTCAGATAAACATATGGTTATAATAGGAGCCGGCTATCAGGCGGCGCAGCTTGGGCTTACATATGCCAGTAGGAGGTACAGGGAGGAAGAAAGGAGATTTATCGGGAAATATGCACCTGCATATACAGAATGTGTTGATAACATTATGAGGCGCGAAAAGCCTGAAATTACTCTTATAACAAAAGGGAAAAAGCCGGGAGAGGGCTTCGGGATGACGACGCGCTGGATAATGCTAAAAGAAATAAAAGAATCCGGCATTGACGTAAAGACGGAAACGGAAGTGCTCCGGGTGGAGAAAAACCGGGTTGTCTGTAAAGAAAAGGGAGAGGAAATCTTCATCCCGGCAGATATGGTTGTAATCACCGGAGGAGAAAAACCAAATCCTGTTTTTCATAAGGAAATACCAGAGGCACTAAAAGGCCGTATCTTATGGATAGGAGATGCCGGAAAAACAGGCAGAATATCAGAAGCAGTTAAAAGCGCTTTTCAAACTGCCATAAATCAGAAGGAGGATAGAGATGTTTGA
- a CDS encoding sigma-54 interaction domain-containing protein — MIPAECSDLLKNELFVEIMDNIDDIVMIIDRDTNIVYVNKSYERTFKWKREKIIGKKLQDIEGNTTAIRAMEKGETLVHTVEYLKSANIDSVGVSFPLRVNGEIVGGVSVFNDMSKYVSLVSKLQKTKEMNKYLEDCLGDPMLQKWSKEFITVNPHMKKVLELAMRVAQSEATVLIRGESGTGKEVMASLIHHNSQKADGPFVKVNCAAIPDNLLESELFGYEGGAFTGARKEGKAGKFELAQNGTIFLDEIGDMDINMQVKLLRVIQEKEVERIGGNRSYPLNMRIIAATNQDLEELVRKGKFRQDLYYRLNVIEIRIPPLCKRKDDIPVLVYHLVQKFGGGGVNVSPRAMLCLKEYDWPGNVRELQNVLEHACIMRIDNMIDVMSFPQYMRPDAGTEAETVVHAPNNYDLKEMTAVLEKDLIQEALKKYSNKSKAIKALGISRSSFYEKVKKYNIEVDMADAEK; from the coding sequence AATTGTTTGTTGAGATTATGGATAATATAGATGATATTGTTATGATTATTGACAGAGATACGAATATTGTGTACGTCAATAAGTCTTATGAGAGGACGTTTAAGTGGAAGCGGGAGAAGATAATCGGGAAGAAGCTCCAGGACATAGAAGGCAACACGACCGCCATAAGGGCAATGGAAAAGGGCGAGACCCTCGTTCACACAGTAGAGTATCTAAAGTCTGCGAATATTGATTCCGTCGGGGTTTCATTTCCGTTGCGGGTAAATGGGGAAATCGTGGGAGGCGTGTCTGTGTTTAACGATATGAGCAAGTACGTAAGTCTCGTTTCTAAACTGCAAAAGACGAAGGAAATGAACAAATATCTGGAGGATTGTCTGGGAGATCCGATGCTCCAGAAGTGGTCGAAGGAATTTATCACGGTTAATCCCCACATGAAGAAAGTGCTGGAGCTTGCCATGAGGGTGGCGCAGTCGGAGGCGACGGTGCTGATTCGGGGCGAAAGCGGTACGGGGAAAGAGGTTATGGCGTCGCTGATTCACCACAACAGTCAGAAGGCGGACGGTCCCTTTGTGAAGGTGAACTGTGCGGCGATTCCCGACAACCTGCTGGAGAGCGAGCTGTTCGGATATGAGGGCGGCGCGTTTACAGGCGCCCGAAAAGAGGGAAAGGCCGGAAAGTTCGAGTTGGCGCAGAACGGCACCATTTTCCTGGATGAAATCGGGGATATGGATATTAACATGCAGGTGAAGCTGCTGCGCGTTATTCAGGAGAAGGAAGTGGAGCGGATTGGCGGGAACAGGTCGTATCCGCTGAATATGCGGATTATTGCCGCGACGAATCAAGACTTGGAGGAACTTGTCCGGAAAGGGAAGTTCCGGCAGGATTTATACTACCGTCTGAACGTAATCGAGATACGGATTCCTCCGCTTTGCAAGCGTAAAGACGATATTCCCGTGCTGGTCTACCATCTGGTGCAGAAGTTCGGGGGCGGGGGGGTCAATGTATCTCCACGGGCCATGCTCTGTCTAAAAGAGTACGACTGGCCCGGCAATGTGAGGGAGCTTCAAAATGTTTTAGAACACGCCTGTATTATGCGGATTGACAACATGATTGACGTCATGTCATTTCCGCAGTACATGAGGCCGGACGCGGGGACGGAAGCGGAGACGGTTGTCCACGCGCCGAATAATTATGATTTAAAAGAAATGACTGCAGTGCTTGAGAAGGATTTGATTCAGGAGGCGCTGAAAAAATATTCCAACAAGTCAAAGGCAATTAAGGCGCTGGGCATTTCCAGAAGTTCTTTTTATGAGAAGGTGAAGAAATACAATATAGAAGTCGATATGGCGGATGCAGAGAAGTAA